ATAAATATAACTACCGCGCTTTCACGAACCCAATAAAGTAAAGCTAAAACAGTTATTTGAATGGAATTATACCTTAAAGCTATTATCACAACTCTGAATAACTTAAGCAACaacgtaaataaatacattacataCACTTATAATAAGACAATACTTTATTAAATACCAGCCGCATGGTCGATGTCAAAACATTGGTTTATTATAACAGTTTAAGATAACATCAGGAAATTGTTACGAGTTCACTCCAGTCATGGCAAAACTACACACATACTTAAATATAATTGAGGTTATACAGAGATTACACACAGCTGCATCCAGTCGCTCTTCCATCAAGAACTGCTGTTGCTTGAGAGAGTCCTTGCAGAGCTACCACTGTCCTCCCCTAATTCGTCTTCTTCCATCAGATCCAGACTCTCACAGATCAGACCGATCTGCCTTTTCATGTGAACCATGGTCCTCTGCATCCTCTTCATTTTCCTCTGCAGTGTGTGGGCTATGgctctttggctcttctgtcTTGCTTCATACTCCTGCCTCAGCTGTTTGTAGCAGTTGTGTTGAGCTTTGTTGTTGTGGGACAGTATGGTGCCACAGCCCATGGGACAGGGCTGGCACCAGTGTTCACAGTGTTGCGAGTGTGTGTCCAGGTCCCGGCGCAGAAGTTGGACACGGCAGCCTTGGTGTGGGCATGGGATGAGCTCGTGGAGGCAACTGAGCCTGTGGCAGGACTGTTCTGAGAGGGGGAAGATCTCTGTGCAACCACGGATCTCATTCTTACACTGTGGAGCATAAAACAACTCCTGCATCACAAGTGCGCCTTTTCATTACAGCATGCTGAATGAAAGAGGTGGGTCTCCGTACCTTTATCTTCAAGCGGCCGATTGCTTTGCTGAGTTTGAACATAACAAAGATGAAATTCGGGTTGATATGCTTCCTGCAGCAAGGGCAGGTCTTCTGCCTGATGAGGAAGAGTGATAAGTAATTCATAACATCATGATAATGCTATTTGGTGGCAATGTTTGATCTGTTGCAAACCTTTTGAGCCATTGTAGGAGACATTTTTTGCAAAATATGTGGTGGCAGGTCGCCCTCACTGGACACCTGAGGACCCCCTGGCATATGGCGCAGATGAGATCATAGTCTGGTGGATCTACAAACTGCTCCACGTCATGACCTCCGCTGTGAAACGATGCCTCGGGTTCTGTCTGTGAGGACAAGTGAAGCAAATAGACAGTTACCAAAAAAGATacatttacaatatatatatacaataatttcattaaaaataatacaaaaataaagaaacaataaTAAGTAGTAGTGATGATATAAAAATGTAGTTTACATATTTAGAAGGTAAACGTCCTGACACCGCCATTTGAATGATCAGTCTTTTGTAACGTCTTGTTTTTAAGAAGCAAAGACTGTGGATCAGTCAGTATTTACCATCTCTAAAGCTTCCAGACAGCCGCGATGGGGCGCACAAAAAGGCAAGTGATGACAATAGAGGCGTGTTCTGGAAAGTTATGCGACAGATCACATGATAAAACAAAGCACAGACCAGTATCtaaaggttttatttttcaaagtaaactcGTCTTAGTTAGTGAAGAAAGTCCAGGGGGATCGAGATTAATTTCTGACTCTGAATGAAGAAAGTCGATCTGAAGCCAATGTATCctgtttaaatgaataaaatcaataGTAAATAACCTGATATATCTTATTTGACGAACATGAAATAAGATATATCACACTAAAGAataattaaaacacaaatgattttaaaaatgatacAATTTACTCACCATTTTATTCTGCGGAACTCGCTTCCACTCCCGCTACCTCGCGTTGTATCTGTTCATTCTCATTCTACACTCGAAACACACCCGTGTTATCGATGACGAACACACACATGAACTTTCCTGACAAAGCAGgaaggagcgtgtgtgtgtgagagtgtgtgaaagACCGACTCTGTTTATGAAGCCCTCAAcataattttgaataaaaaaaaaatctatattacAAGTTTCGACATCTAATCCTAAACAACGGAATtcacatttttacgtttgattGGATTTTTTTAGCCGAATAGAAACGTAAAAAGACAAACCAATCAGAACACGCTGTGATCGGATGACGTCAATTTCCAGCGACTCCACCACCATGCGTGTTGACTGTCGCTGGCTTGAGAAATAAAAACCTAATATAGCCTAATATAGTAAATCTCTGGAGTTCTCgctaaacagtttttttttcggCTGCATCCAAGGAGTTATGGAGAATACTAACATTCAGTTCAAAACAAAGTAAGTTTCACGACCGCGAACGTTCTCGCAAAGAAACCTCGATCACATGTTGATGGTGTTTTACTGTCATGGTTTTGCAGTTACGCTGTTTCCAGCAAAATTGAGCCTTTTTACAAAGGAGGAAAAGTCCAGGTGAGATCATGCTCTTCACCGACGCTACTTTTTAGGGTGGTGTAAATATTATACATTGCAAATAACATGAACCGATATGTTTTAGTGCTAGCTGACGGTCCCCATTTACATTGTTTTGGTGGTGGAATATTTTTTGATCTAACTATTTATAGATGAAGGTTCTTTTGGttcaatattaaaaatatatataatatcatatatatatatatatatatatttatacctCGATTCTAATCCCTCTCCTCTAACCTCCAGATATCTCTTCTAGATGATCAATGGATTGTTTGTAATCCTCAAATTTTGTTTTCAGATAAGTAAAGACGAGCAGTATGTATTTTGCACGTGTGGCTCCCGGGTGAACGTCTTGGAGATCAGCACAGGCAAAGTAGTTCACAGCGTTGAACATGTAAGTcgtgaataaaacatttaaaaatgcattatcTAACATTTGACTAACCGCTGGTGGAAATGTCAAATGCAGGACGATCAGGAGGACATCACATCATTTGCATTGAGCTGTGATGGTGAAGTGAGTCTGAATGATTGTGTCCCGATGGTATTTGGTGTGTTTGTACTTGTTTCATCACTGCTGTTTGGTTGTACAGTTTCTGGTGACAGCCAGCAGAGCTCTACTGCTGAAGCAGTGGGACTGGAAGAAGACTCAGTGTATCCGCTCATGGAGGGCCATCCACACGGTTCCTGTTGCCAGCATGACCTTTGATTCCACCTCTACGCTTCTGGCAACAGGTTAGCATTAGTAgtgacttgtgtttttttatccCTTTTTCTCATCTAACACAAGTTCTGTTTGCATACAGGTGGATGTGATGGAACCATAAAACTTTGGGATGTTGTGAAACAGTACTGCACACACAACCTGAAGGGCTCCTCTGGTGTTGTACAGTGAGTACTCAGAAAGCTACTTGCTGTTTTGATACATTTAGCTACACAGCTTTGTTTGTTattgctgaaaatgtttttcacagctTGGTACAGTTTCACCCAGACATCAACCGGCTGCAACTTTTCTCCTCTTCACTCAACTGCGGTATCCAAGTGTGGGACCTGCGCTccagccagtgtgtgtgtgttcttgaaaGTCATTACAGCGCTGTCACCGCTCTCACCTTCAGCCCCGATGGTGGCACCATGATCAGGTGATACTTCTTTTTGGTTATCACagcaaataaaattgaaaactaATGCAGACTAATCTAATActactcttttttttcaatctgaaGTTCTGGAAGAGATAAGATTTGTACTGTTTGGGACCTCAAGGAGAGGAAAGCAAAAAGAACTGTTCCAATTTATGAGGTAAGCATGTCCACTCTACAGGTAGAGCACCACGGTGGAGTAGCGGCCAGGTGCTGTGGCCTCAAAGCAGGGTCACAGGTTCGACTCCAGAGGCAACTCTGAACCTGTGTCCTTTCTATATTGTgtttatatacagtggtacctcggttctcaaccacaatcagttccagacggccgttcgagaagcgatttgtgcgtcccaagccttaaaataggcttttgtaggagtgaatgtagagtgtctgctgcaagTACGCTGttcgtctctctctctatatatatatataaatttttgttcgaattccgagatgttcgaaaccgaggcaccactgcaTCCAACTCACATTTCCACATCCACCCCCCACCTTCAATACCAACTTTCTCTCAGTGTACAAAATCCAGTCACATAAAGTCACGAtcacagcaaagaaaaaaaacagtttctccTGTAGAAATTGCATAAAAGGCGTCCAGATATCATAGAAGTCATGCACTTTCCCTCTTGTTAAATACGTCAGTTTTTCGAGAGCCAGATTGTAcgtttatatatttttacctTGTGCTTGTGGGTGTTTCGAAAAAAGAAACTCAGCTGTTCACCACTCACTGGAGCTGTTGTCCTCAGACAGTAGAGGGCGTCGTGATGCTGCCAGCCAAAAAAAACCTTTCTCTGATTGGAGTGAAGAATGAAAACCTGCATTTCATCACTGCTGGCAGCAAAGGTAGGAGAGCCACGCTCAGCCACAGTTCACACCTGTGCAACTATTTTGGTATCTTTAAAGAATGTCAATACTGAGAACATACTAGTGGCAGAtcctttcatttcctgtttctctgTGCTGCCCACAGGTGTGTTGAGAGTGTGGAATGCCAATTCTGGCCGCTGTGTCTACACCCAGACTCTGTCCACCCTGGTCCCCTctactgaggaagaggaggaaactgCAGACAATCCTCGAGGAATAACTTACCTATTCCACCTGCCCTCGTCCTCCAGACTGGCCACAGTCACCGCAGAGCACAACATTCTCTTCTATCAGCTGTCGGATCTCAGCACGCTGCAGCAGGTTCATTCATCACCATCACTTTCCACTCTCAGTGATATCCATTCATGAGTGAACAAATCTACATGCTCATTTCATGtcagttttgtattttcttgtttattcAAAACCTGGAACTCACAATATCATTCTCTTCTTCCCTCTGCAGTTTGTAGGTTACAACGATGCGGTGCTTGACGTCAAGTTTATGGGCAAAGGGGACAGTCACATCGTCGTGGCGACCAATAGTTGCCAGATCAAAGTGTTCGAACTGCTTACCAACTCCTGCCAGATTCTCTACGGACATACTGGTGAGTGACCGCCAGATGGCAGCACAGGTCTGCTAGCGTTCTTACTGTTATTATCTTAAGAAGTGGCAGAAAAATATGCCTGAATTTGAACGACTGgtcgttgattttttttttgttttacttccaCCAAGGAGGTTCTGAAATGTATCAGCAGAAAAAGTGATTACATTTTGGGAGTAATCCTGATCATTTTTAGCCATCAGTTCAGGTGTTCAGGTGCTGGTCTAGGGGTTAGGATTTGGTGCTATCTTCTGGCCTGGGGAGTTAAGTTTTACTCCTTTAAATGATTCTTTAAtggcttctgtttgttttcagtgacacCTAACATGTCCCCGCTTGACCCTCACAGACACAGTTTTGTCTCTGGATGTGTTCAAAAAAGGATTGATGTTTGTGAGCTGCGCTAAGGTGAGCCGACATCCCGATGTGGTGTCATGCAGAGGCTTATTTCCTCTGTTATTTTCAGGACCGATCGGT
The genomic region above belongs to Synchiropus splendidus isolate RoL2022-P1 chromosome 19, RoL_Sspl_1.0, whole genome shotgun sequence and contains:
- the rnf151 gene encoding RING finger protein 151 isoform X1 produces the protein MTEPEASFHSGGHDVEQFVDPPDYDLICAICQGVLRCPVRATCHHIFCKKCLLQWLKRQKTCPCCRKHINPNFIFVMFKLSKAIGRLKIKCKNEIRGCTEIFPLSEQSCHRLSCLHELIPCPHQGCRVQLLRRDLDTHSQHCEHWCQPCPMGCGTILSHNNKAQHNCYKQLRQEYEARQKSQRAIAHTLQRKMKRMQRTMVHMKRQIGLICESLDLMEEDELGEDSGSSARTLSSNSSS